One window of Mesoplodon densirostris isolate mMesDen1 chromosome 15, mMesDen1 primary haplotype, whole genome shotgun sequence genomic DNA carries:
- the LOC132503218 gene encoding RNA-binding motif protein, X-linked-like-2 — MEEPRKNPLDKGRGELGGARVEGRHRPCNRVTPRTLAGRSPTRRGSRRSDDAPTALRPRPPRARGRGRAGTRVGRHRLSKPAWQETPRRDEHRPRRTKGLPLTPGGHRCPPHPSRGDPGPSADAHWRPWHDPQPLPRGPPQPRPPSPQESSPGTCKKGLGTTDARDRDPRDRPAPGLCATRADPRDTDGPELAWWAAHEHEHADTRPLASRVAAKDKEKGQTCCVRCACATGSSLRTTLPRRLRGTRRAAP; from the coding sequence ATGGAGGAGCCTCGGAAAAACCCTCTCGATAAAGGCAGAGGCGAGCTGGGTGGAGCTAGGGTGGAGGGGCGACACAGGCCCTGCAACCGGGTCACGCCGCGGACACTCGCCGGACGCTCCCCGACCCGCCGTGGGTCCCGACGCTCCGATGACGCTCCGACGGCGCTCCGACCGCGCCCGCCCAGGGCTCGCGGCCGGGGACGCGCAGGGACGCGCGTGGGGAGGCACCGCCTTTCCAAGCCGGCCTGGCAGGAGACGCCCCGGCGCGACGAGCACCGACCGCGGCGGACGAAGGGCCTCCCCCTGACCCCCGGGGGCCACCGGTGCCCACCGCACCCCAGCCGCGGAGACCCCGGCCCAAGCGCTGACGCCCACTGGCGGCCCTGGCACgaccctcagcccctcccccgcGGGCCCCCTCAGCCCCGGCCGCCCTCCCCACAGGAATCCAGCCCCGGAACCTGCAAAAAAGGCCTCGGAACCACGGACGCGCGGGACCGGGACCCACGTgaccgccccgcccccggccttTGCGCGACCCGGGCGGACCCGCGGGATACCGACGGTCCGGAGCTGGCCTGGTGGGCCGCGCACGAGCACGAGCACGCGGACACGCGCCCACTGGCCTCTCGCGTGGCGGCGAAGGACAAAGAGAAGGGCCAAACCTGCTGCGTGCGCTGCGCGTGCGCGACGGGGAGCAGCCTCCGAACTACACTTCCCAGGAGGCTCCGCGGCACGCGGCGTGCAGCGCCGTAG